Sequence from the Penaeus monodon isolate SGIC_2016 unplaced genomic scaffold, NSTDA_Pmon_1 PmonScaffold_11465, whole genome shotgun sequence genome:
ACCCTTGGGGCCTAAAAGGCTGACGTAtcttggcgatttttttttttgggtgattttttctgtcatttatgAAACCCCgtaaattgttattttataattatattcgtttttttggaaattccttagtaaggaaaaaattaaagggttcaagtcatctttttcttttccgggGGGAGATTAAACGAGGCTCCTTGCCTACAGATGCCAATAAGGCTGTTCTGGCCCCGATTCAGCCTTGCGTTTTTTAAGCTTCGAATGAGTACTGTGCAAGGAACccttcattcacattttttaagtttttctgggggtttttttttggggtttttatcttAAAAGAGAACGGTGAAgtgaaaaaaggtaattttattTTCGCACCCATCCAGCCTTGCAATTTATCATTCCGTTTTTTCAATTATGCCCTTTGTCTATGacgctgttttttttcattgcaagtgatagaaataaaagggtttttgttaTCAAGGAAATGCACCCTGCAGAGAAAAACTCCAAAAACCCGGGCTACATGAAAACCCAAATTCCAAGCCTACCtttcctaccttttttttatccctaaaCGGGAAAAGCCCCCTACCCCCCTTGTTAGCACTTTTTGCCAAAATTAGAGAAGCAcaacattaagaactctggcttTTTGGATGGGGTTTTGGGCTTCTCTCTGAGTGGTGAATgcgagggtttttttaaatttttgtaaaaagtgAGGCCATGTGTGTacctgtgttttctttttattcaattttttttttgcgtataagAAGGGAGTgtccttttcctcatctttttgccctcttagtaaaaatttaaacccggaGTATTTGGGGCTTTTGGTTTGATCCTCCCCCGAGACCAAAACCACTCCTGATAATCCACAACATGTCAAATGAATCACAGGCCTTTCTAACCAGGGTCCTGccccggaaaacccccccaatttgCTGTGTGCTTACATCCGCATGCATTGGTCACAACATGTTTTCTTAATCTCCAACTTTATTCTTTTCCTGCGCAGATTATTTCAAATATCAGTTAGtgtagtttttccctttctctatgaTAGTGTCATATTTTCCTGTAGATATAtgccaaaaatattttgtgttgcaCAAATTTCATATGATCAACTTTCAAAGCAAAtatcatagatgaaaagtgttcTGTTATTCTAGCCATAACATGCAAATTTTACCTTGTACTATATGGCTTTGTGAAACTGAAGTTATACCCCAAAAATAAGGTAATAGaacatgcaaaataataataatagctacagGAAACAATCtgcagaaagggaagagaaacccACATATCAGTGGAAGTGCAAGCTGTATATTGTTAAATATCTGGTTGGGGTTATGAGACAAAGTTAATTATGGAGTTTGGTCACAGATTAGATGCAATCCTTGGttcaaaactactactactacaactattttttttttttttccaaattatctggtggagttaaaaaaaaaaattgtgattataCCTAACTTGAAACACAGGACCATTAGGGGAATAATTGCTGTTCCTATACCCATTATTATTTTAGGTATTTTTTGTAGCATCCTGAAACCCCAGACGCTAATATATTGTTTGATGTTGGCTCATGATGGTAACAAAACACAGGATCATCAAAAATTTTGTTCTGACATACACAGTTTTACATAAAGTCAACAAAGACCATGAAAAATGTTATTGTGCTGGTATGACTTTTAGATAAAAGCAAAACATTATGTAAGCttcaaattaaatggaaaaagtacctgactatcCTAGAAACAAGAAGATGTTTCAGCAGTTTTCAAGGAAGTATGTGTAAAGGCAAATATATTTGAGGTATGAGAGTTAGGCGTTAGAAGATGCTACAAAGGAGACCTTTTGTTTATTCATAGTAACCATTTctttagttttataatatatcttcttgtttgttttctagATATTATCAGTTCTCttgctttatttcctttttttaatacagatatatatatccaggTAAAATTCCTCTTTGTACAGACACATCCCtaaaccctccttccctcacacaTCTACTCCTCATCTCCCACAAAAAATAGTGCATATTCAAACTGTTCAACTGTTTTGAAGAACTTTATAGTTGAAGGCTTCTTGCAAATGAGTACACTATCAGGAAGTTAGTTGAAGTTGATAAAACAGACCATATTGAATGTCAAATTAGAGGATCTGCTTGGTTCTAAAGGATATCAATTTAAAGATCAGTAAGaaggttcagttttttttttttttctttctttctttcttttctttcttttctttctttcttctttttttcttttttcttagttcAAGGCTTTGTGGAGAAATGAAAGAATGGTAGCATTTTATCTGTGGTTCACTTGTATATCAGTCAGTAATGGTTAGGCCTGTATTTCAACTTCTAACATGGTGCACATATTTGTTTGAAACATTTCATGTTTACTTCCTCCCATGAATGACTTTTAATATTTCTTCATAATTGTCTATTTAGAAATCCTGTCTTTGCAAAATATGCATGAATTGGTTATAATAAAAGGACGATGTATTACAAAGATTacagaagttttatttttttgtttatttgttttttttttttttaaattttttatttttatttttttttttttaatttttttgttttttttttagtttattacaatagttattttttaagagttatttttaatattttaagaaaatttttttcccaagactaattgcttttcctcttttgctattgggatattaaaaactttttttccccgattGGGGCAAAGAAGCGAGAAGCCACCCACCCGGGGGAAAGAGGGCAAAAGAAAAGTTTGTCATTGACTCAGATGAGgaaacccccttccttcctccaataAGAAGAGAGTTTTAGTTTTCGACTCGGGTGCGTATTTCGGAGGTGCAAAAGTGTTAGAATTCAAACCCTTTTTGAGCCTTCTTTTAAAAGTATAAACTAAAACAGCAGGGGCGGCATAAAGCCTTTTTTGGCTGGGGGGAATTcgagttttgcctttttttttgacatttttatacCCCTTTATGAAATTTTcctatgtgtttttattttgtctataaagtaatctttttaaatttcaatttaaaaatagATGTATCAAGATGATGAAAGGTATAGAGATCATCAATTCATTCCATATACTGTTTATTTTTTGGGTGACAGAGACATACTTTTCATTGTCCCATGATGACAAAGACACCCAGtccactattttattattattttttttatattatcatcatcatccatcaactctttaaataatagaaataatagtctTCCACCATAGATGGCTTCACAAAGTTAAATCCCCAAAGAAGCCAATTAAAACCctgtctattttccccttttacttgtttccttctttttaaggattcctttttctttttttattgtattagtattgttaaaaaACATTGTCAATAAAAGGAGGTGCAttgatattaattgcaaaaaaaaaaatcctaaagaaaaggaaaatcagatGAAGTTAAAAAAGTCTGCTAAATATTCCTTGGTGGCTAGCGTTTCAGGCCATCTGTAAAGTTCCCCAAAGTTTACAGTATATTAAAAGGGCAactggggttttaaagggtttcaaAAAATTTGTTGTAAAAAAATAACTCATCCCTTGTTTTTATGTTATCAAATTGACAAGACTGCCCACATCCAAGATATATCCCACTGTAAACATTTTGCTCACATTTTGCCCAGACTGCTTTCATTTGGGAAAAAAGTCTCTCCAAAATAACATCTTTTTATTAACGAAAAATTTAATGATGCTGCAAGTAATAGTGTAGAGAGTGGGGAAAATTTATAACCCTCGCCCCAAAAATTTCAAGTGTACCAAAGGCACATATGTAGTATAGTGCTAAAAAGTCCGTTTTGAGTATTTAAACTGTACACTTTAAAAAGTGAAagtgataatcttttttttttctttcaagcaaGATGAGGTGGTAGGGTTAAGtggacaaaaaacaaatttttttttttttagaacactaattggtgttttttttttcctttaacataTAGTTTAATTTTCAGATTTTTGCCAcaagaggggattttttttaggggggggaatggaaaaatGCCCCGGATTGGTATATAGTGGaagattctttttatttccccaaagaTACAAGGTTTTGGATATAAAATACactttttttgatgttttaaatttttttactttattttatgttttttaaaaattttacgatGATGTATCTTCtgtggactaaaaaaaaaaaaacaacaagaaagaagAGCCACCAGCattcccccaaaccaacccccccaaaattaaaacctGTGGcccctttcagtttttttttggaaaacttcaCCATTGatcagaaaagaggagaggaaaccatcattaaaaaaaaaaaaaagatatcaatttctttcttttttttgttgatttatgttATATGCTAATATcccttttttaatcccaaaaagtAATGATcgggaaatttattttaattagatATTTTAGTTAAAATCCATTAAAAAGACACCTGTAGCAGCAAACACTGATGAGTGAGCTTATATATGTACCTCTAGGCTTCTTTTatgtttgaattttttaaaattctttggcTACTTTCAATAATTTTACTAACCCTTAATTCTTGTAGTGTTCCCCACCTTTGTATCATGGATTTTGGATTCCTTTTTCAATTTAAATGAATTTCAGGGGAAGAACGCAGATAGATGATAACAGTGTGATGACTTCGAGAAAACTCGGGAGCATTGACAGGCACAGCAGCTCATCCAAGAGACCAAAACAGGAACCCAAAAGTCTCCCTAGGGAAGggacaaacccaaaccccaaataaaTACCCCCTCCAAATAAGGACAGCCCTAAGGAGGTCTAGAAGTAAAttgtcagaaaaacaaaaaagagagcacTGATATAAAAGCgtaaaggatgagaaaaaaaaaccccgaaaaagaaaaggaaaaattgcaagccataaaaaaaaaaaaaaataaaaagctgagAAGCATGAAGATGTACAAttccaaatgaaaaggaaaagaataaaattggcagagaaaaaggagagaaaaagtcccaaagaaggaaaaattacacctaaaaagagaaaggaaatccaTCAGCAAAGAAGCatttcagataaaaaaagaaaaaccccctaaaaagggGAACAAGGAAAGTGAAGAAGTTGGATCCACCCCCCCaccaggggaaaaaagaaaattaaaaggcaTTACTAAGTTTTTTGCAGAATCGGGGCCCCAGAAAACCGGCAGCAAAGAGTTTCCTGAGGTGAACCCTTGATGTTTTCTGAGCATTGTTATAGTTTGTCTTTGAGAAGGGGtttggaatttaaaatttttaatttgttggGGGGAAACTGTTATCTTAAGATATTTATGAATTGCTTggcatacatatgtctatattttttaGCAGTTCTATTtgaaatcttatttttatatttatgcctACTCTTAGTTCAgactaaagaaaaattttttcccaaaatatgtaaaatgtacTTTTTTGCGGGGGGGCCAGACGTCTGCAAGGGTTGGTTTGTGGGTTAGTGGTGTATATGAAAGTCGGTAGGGAGGAAGCCTAGAGTTAATTAAAAACTGGGGGCAAAAATCACAACGTCTGCCCCGCCGCAAAAATCCCATCGTTTGGGTAATgaaatggggaaaaacaaaataaagggtaATTTACtctaaaaacctcttttttttcagatttgaacttttgggggaaaaaccagtAAACAAGATGATCTACAAAATTTATTCAcagaatattcataaaaaaaaatcttataaaaaagcattgaatttatcttatcttatattagGTACAAAATTAGTTGATTAATTTTTTCAGttggtaaaaataaatttttattttttttggcagaACAATTAGGCACAAAAAATTTGGATGAAGATGGGTTATAACCCCATTCGTACACGCCCCCGGAAAAAggtctttggggaaaaaacccaaaggaaaagggagacacTATCTGctcaaaagtattttttaaaatttgaattagGCATCCAAAATTTAAACCGTTTCTGagattaaatttttccctttttactaaaACGTCTCTTCTATTACAAAAACCCttgcaaaactttaaaaaatttgcaaaaaaagtaaaggaaatgcACTTGGAAACTTGGGAGCAGCCAGTGTCAAAGAGCCCCAAATTCTAAGCCTTGGCGGCATCTAAACCCCGTCCCGGAAAAAAAGGCCATCTTTCAGAAAACCCCTACATCACAGGTAaattcatttaccatttttttagttttttagattttttccctttctttcagctTGCTGAAACCTAAATTGTTCAAATTTACTGACATAAATAAGAGGTTGTATTTActgttttaatttaaatttcatgGTAAAAGTTAccagaataaatatttttttaaaaaagctaaaaaaatatttcctcctataaattattaatttcattttgtagTTTACCTGGAACTAATTGAAAACACAAGATAACATGATTAATGCCTGAccagtttattttagttttttaaatttcagagATAGCTTACAAATTCTTTGTCCCAAGGAGTATTTCCTTGTTCATGTTTTTCTGGATTCTGGAAAAGTTCTTTCTACTATTTACTAcctgtattattagtatttgaaaaacattttgatcacaaaggtaaaaaacaataaaaagggatcAGTGTTAattgtatcaatatttttttaattgggataaaaaaaacatacccggAAGGGAATTTGATCATTAGAGTTATAATTACTCCTTGTTTTATGAGTATTTGTGGACCTTTATGTGCAAAAAAATTCACAGAAGACAAGGGACAgtcaaaacccccaaaccttggGTTAAACTTGAAAGTACTTCAGCCTTGTTGTTACTATCCATTCTTTTGTCAATTGTCCTGCTAtgtcagaaaattttaaaaaaaatgcctctgtcattattgatttattaaaatcATCAGGCAAGTTGCAGTCCCTCTTCCAAGCTCTCCCCCAAAAACTCAGCCTTATTTCTCAGAGTTTTAGTGGGAAAACTGGGGGACACTCATGTGGTGGACAAATATAAACCAGCTGTCTTAAAAACACATTGGGAACAGCAGAAAAGTCCAatgtgaaaaaattatttttttttttctaaaaaatttgggtaaaaacccGTTGGggacaaaaaaatacaaagaccaagtaagttttttttttttatgagcccCCTTCCTTATAgaaactaatgttttttttttacattttgttttctcccaaaaaatttgtaattaaaaaaattataaagaagcaatattttttagggattttttttcttacaggttCCTTGGGCTAAAGGATAATGGTGCTTTTTTCAAAGCTGCCTTTTTTTCAGGCCCCTCCAGGAGTTTTTTGAGAGGCTTTTGTGTATCAAATATGGCTTGCAGGTTTGCTTAAGTCTTTGCTGTGGGGGGCAGTACCACATGCCATGGGAGGTGGACCATCGGCCGAGGCATGTACGCAAATCCATAGTGGGGTTTTTGGCaacctgagttttttttttttttacaatcatggcaaaatatgattttttttgccaGGGAAAGTGTGATTAAGcagttttttcacttttctttttttccatgcaaaaacaacaaaaaataaaatgcaaaaaaaccaacaaatttTAATTCCATGATtcgcacattttattttatttgactaTAACCGAAAATAACCCAAATTTTAAgtctatttaaaaacaaaaataccccttcagtctcgatttatcaggaagtttggcaagtgtgactttaaaaaaaaatgaaaactgaaaatacaacatatcttcgtagtattacgaagaaatgggagggatgctggtatttggcatgagtggtcacgcatgcttggcgacgatataagcccccggcagcaaaggcccaggccactatgaatactacccgtcagaaaagggttaattaataatgatatagactACATGCAAGATTAGTGCTATGATTTGGAGTTGCTGTAGGTTGATGTAATTTTTAGCTCTAGAGTTTcagcatatttaaaaataaagtattttctttACCTaggtaaaacaacaacagcacacatGGTCTGCAAAGAAGCAGGTTATGACTTTATTGAGCTCAATGCATCAGATGCTCGCTCCAAGCGCACTTTGGATGAAGTTGTTTCTGAACTTCTTTCAAACAAAACTTTAGCTGGTTTCACTAAGAgtaagtataattttataaaatgtgtaatgaatgattatataatacTGCATGTAGATCTCAGGTTCTTGCCGTAGTCTATTTCTTCTTCACATATTGACTAAGTGAAATTGGAATAACATTACTGAGAGGGTAGGATTGTGTTATCTCAACCAGAAAGAGGAAAGACATGActaatttctttataaaattctTCTTTTCCCTAATTTCTTATTGTGTGAGTATTCATAGATTGGTCATCATAGTAATGAcaggtttttgaattttttagataaaaaataaatagaataagatatTAACTTCCATGATCAGAAATAGTAGGATTAATGTTTTCCAATTTCTATTTGTACAATTTATTGCAGAAGCTAAATTTGATTAATAgttcttatgttttattttagCATATCTCATTTGATTCTTTTGTTCACAGGCAAAGGCCAGAGTAATACCAGTGCCAAACATGCTTTAGTGATGGATGAGGTGGATGGAATGTCTGGCAATGAAGACAGAGGTGGAGTTCAGGAGCTGATCACTCTCATAAAGAAATCTAAAATACCAATCATAA
This genomic interval carries:
- the LOC119568906 gene encoding replication factor C subunit 1-like: MVCKEAGYDFIELNASDARSKRTLDEVVSELLSNKTLAGFTKSKGQSNTSAKHALVMDEVDGMSGNEDRGGVQELITLIKKSKIPIITMCNDRNHPKIRSLAQTLF